Sequence from the Deinococcus aquaedulcis genome:
GGCTGCACTTCGCCGGGGGCCGGCAGCGGGCCCGGCACGCCGCTCACCGCCCGCAGGGTGCCGTCCGGGGCACACAGGGCCACGGCGGCGGCGGTGCTGGCCTGCCGGGCCTGTTCGGTCAGGTCGGCCAGGGTCACACCCAGGTCGTCACCCAGGGCCACCCGGCCCGCGGCGCGGCGCAGGGCGATCACCTCGCGCCGCGCCGCGCCGTCGCCATCCGGGGCCAGCAGGGCAATGCCCAGGCGGGTCCACACCCGACCCATCACGCTCAGTACCCCGGCGCTGACCAGCAGGGCGCCAGCGCCCGCCAGCATCAGCCCCGCCACCGACAGGGGCCCGGGGCGCAGGGTCCACTCGCCCCACACCACGGGCACGGCGCTGTTCAGGGCCCACAGCGGCGCGCCCAGTCCCAGCACCTCCAGGGCCAGCAGCGTGCCCAGCACCACCCAGCACAGCAGGCTCAGGGGCAACTGCACCACATGAAACAGCAGGGTGCGGTAGGTGACCGGATCGGCCAGGGTGCGGCCCAGCCACGCCAGCAGCCCGGCTGGGGACGCGGCGGCGGGGCGGGCCACCCGCACCCCCAGCAGGCCCAGCAGCACGCGCTGGACCTCGCCCAGCGCCACCACCAGCCACAGGGCCAGCAGCAAAAAGGCCGCGCCCACCAGAATGGGCAGGGTGAGCAGCCCGCCCACCACCGCCGCCGTCAGCAGGCCTGCCACCGTGCCGCCCACCGGCAGGGCCAGCAGCACGTACAGCGCGGCGCGGTAGGTGGCCGGGTCCAGCAGGTCGCCCAGCGGGCCGCCCCGGGTGGGGGTGCGTTCCCGCAGGGTGCCGGTGCCCATGACCTTCATCATGCCGCGCAGCCTACTGCGCCCGGCCAGCGCGCGGCGTCCCCCGAAAGAGGCAGCGAGGCGTGAATGGTGCCGAGGCGCGGCCCGGCGGTCCTGCATATTGCTTGCAGACAGGCTCGTCTGGGCCGTATGCACCGCAAAACCCAGAGCCGCCCTGGGGCACAGCCTTTGACGGCTTTAGAGCGAAGGAAGTGGGTCTCCAGCGGAGACAGCCGCGCGGGCGGGGGTGACGCTCGCGAAACGGGCCGCCGCGCTCAGAGCGAAACCCAGCGCGATCCCAGGTCTCTCCCCAGGGTCGCGCTGGGGCGAACCAAGTGAAGCCCCGGAGAAGACGGTGACGTGGGCGGA
This genomic interval carries:
- a CDS encoding sensor histidine kinase; translation: MMKVMGTGTLRERTPTRGGPLGDLLDPATYRAALYVLLALPVGGTVAGLLTAAVVGGLLTLPILVGAAFLLLALWLVVALGEVQRVLLGLLGVRVARPAAASPAGLLAWLGRTLADPVTYRTLLFHVVQLPLSLLCWVVLGTLLALEVLGLGAPLWALNSAVPVVWGEWTLRPGPLSVAGLMLAGAGALLVSAGVLSVMGRVWTRLGIALLAPDGDGAARREVIALRRAAGRVALGDDLGVTLADLTEQARQASTAAAVALCAPDGTLRAVSGVPGPLPAPGEVQPAPGEASVRALSGGEVLATLPVTLPASAGTLEGGTLRAWYVGGARPGADELAFLLSIADHAGTALHAAQLIERAGARAGELERARLARELHDSVAQALYGITLGAKTARATLERDPARTRQSLDYTIRLAEGGVSEMKALLFSLRPDALEEGGLVAALTQHAHALEARHGLTVHADLRAEPDLDPDAQAAAYRVAQEALHNVVKHARAAQVWLSLSQAEDVVTLHVRDDGRGFDPGAQGRGTLGQRSMRERASGAGGTLVVDSAPGQGSAVTLTLPRGRA